A single genomic interval of Mucilaginibacter robiniae harbors:
- a CDS encoding HNH endonuclease domain-containing protein → MNLPYQADLPTHLLAACFNKTSATYKFYWFLAVLGHVEQGESQLSKQALFADMLAHAWYTVNYFHVSFGKQDKLQQAIEQVRITEHLTIDAELGHISTTLRQTSHPHTRKALRYFDSEVPHRFLSPWFRAEDKRLAYAFSQSFTGECLYALYADHIVINPAWAAYLQRNARVLKDFCYWNLALYLQGRNPNVPDIPNKLIKAPVRKSLTEQRKKFWDIVIGELGSVDCIYTNTRLWPGRYAVEHFIPYAFVSHDLIWNLIPADPAFNSVKSDKLPWLDRYFEPFYQLQQQAVAIIYDKLPKSRFLEEYLTIIPDLSATRQLFSAADKQRYREQLQPLITIAANNGFEYLPR, encoded by the coding sequence GTGAACCTCCCCTATCAAGCTGACCTCCCGACGCACTTACTCGCGGCCTGTTTCAACAAGACCTCCGCCACCTATAAATTTTATTGGTTCCTGGCTGTCCTGGGGCATGTGGAACAGGGCGAGTCGCAACTCAGCAAGCAGGCCTTGTTTGCGGATATGCTGGCGCACGCCTGGTACACGGTCAATTACTTCCATGTGTCCTTCGGTAAACAGGATAAGCTCCAGCAGGCCATTGAACAGGTACGCATCACCGAACACTTGACAATCGATGCCGAGTTGGGTCACATCAGCACCACTTTGCGGCAGACGTCTCACCCGCATACCCGCAAAGCGCTCCGGTACTTTGACAGCGAGGTTCCTCACCGCTTTTTGAGCCCCTGGTTCCGGGCGGAAGATAAACGCCTGGCCTATGCCTTTTCCCAGTCTTTTACCGGGGAATGCCTGTATGCCTTATATGCGGACCATATCGTGATCAATCCGGCGTGGGCCGCTTATCTGCAGCGGAACGCCCGCGTACTGAAAGACTTCTGCTACTGGAACCTGGCACTGTATCTCCAGGGCAGGAACCCTAATGTCCCCGACATACCTAACAAGCTGATCAAAGCACCGGTCCGGAAGAGCCTGACCGAACAGCGCAAAAAATTCTGGGATATCGTTATTGGTGAGCTGGGCAGCGTGGATTGCATTTACACCAATACCCGCCTTTGGCCCGGCAGGTATGCCGTCGAGCATTTTATTCCTTACGCCTTCGTCTCGCACGACCTGATCTGGAATCTCATCCCTGCAGACCCCGCTTTCAACAGCGTTAAAAGTGATAAGCTGCCCTGGCTGGACCGGTATTTTGAGCCCTTTTACCAGCTCCAGCAGCAGGCCGTCGCCATCATTTATGACAAGCTACCGAAAAGCAGGTTTCTGGAAGAATACCTGACGATCATCCCTGACCTGAGCGCCACCCGTCAACTTTTTTCCGCAGCAGATAAACAGCGTTACCGCGAGCAGTTGCAGCCGCTGATCACCATCGCTGCCAACAATGGGTTTGAATATTTACCGCGCTAA
- a CDS encoding cold-shock protein, with protein sequence MSPENIPLGIPKLENLPVDPIRSGTVTFFNESKGYGFIRDAQTQESLFVHVNGIAEQIKEGNTVTFQVEKGAKGLNAVKVKRLAK encoded by the coding sequence GTGTCGCCGGAGAACATTCCACTGGGTATCCCAAAGCTGGAAAATCTACCCGTAGACCCCATACGATCCGGAACAGTGACTTTCTTTAATGAATCCAAAGGTTACGGCTTTATCCGCGATGCGCAAACGCAGGAAAGCCTGTTTGTACATGTCAATGGCATTGCAGAGCAGATCAAAGAAGGGAACACTGTAACTTTTCAAGTAGAAAAAGGAGCTAAAGGACTAAATGCGGTTAAAGTAAAAAGACTGGCCAAGTAG
- the ku gene encoding non-homologous end joining protein Ku encodes MRSIWNGSIGFGLVNIPIKLYSAVQDSALDLDMLDGRDQAKIHFLRVNEHTHKEVPYDKIVRAYKLDDNYIVLDQHDFEEAAPEKTKLIELESFVDKDEINPMYYETSYFSESNAKNSKAYSLLLKALQKSGKAGLGRFVLRNTENLCIIHPVDDVLVITKIRFAQELRSSSDLKLPASDTVSKKELDMGLALINQYSEKFDIDQFKDTYSDELLKIIKAKAKGKRATVKKLKPKAAASTDLYEQLMQSMQAKKGA; translated from the coding sequence ATGAGATCGATTTGGAACGGCTCGATTGGCTTCGGCCTCGTCAATATTCCCATCAAGCTATATTCCGCAGTACAGGACAGCGCGCTGGACCTGGACATGCTGGACGGGCGTGACCAGGCCAAGATTCACTTCCTGCGGGTGAATGAGCATACGCATAAAGAAGTGCCTTATGATAAGATCGTGCGGGCCTACAAGCTGGACGACAATTACATCGTACTCGATCAGCATGATTTCGAGGAAGCGGCACCGGAAAAGACCAAGCTCATTGAACTGGAGAGTTTCGTGGATAAGGACGAGATCAACCCCATGTACTACGAAACATCTTACTTCAGTGAGTCTAACGCCAAGAACAGCAAAGCCTATTCGCTGCTGCTAAAGGCGCTGCAAAAGTCAGGCAAAGCCGGGCTGGGCCGCTTCGTGCTGCGCAATACGGAAAACCTGTGCATCATCCACCCGGTGGACGACGTGCTGGTCATCACCAAGATCCGCTTCGCCCAGGAACTGCGTTCCTCATCCGACCTCAAGCTGCCCGCCAGTGATACCGTCAGCAAAAAAGAACTGGACATGGGCCTGGCGCTGATTAACCAGTACAGCGAAAAGTTCGACATCGATCAGTTCAAGGATACCTATTCGGATGAGCTGCTGAAGATCATTAAGGCCAAAGCCAAAGGCAAGCGGGCTACCGTCAAGAAGCTCAAACCCAAGGCAGCAGCCAGTACCGACCTGTATGAGCAGCTCATGCAGAGCATGCAGGCCAAGAAAGGAGCGTAA
- the ligD gene encoding DNA ligase D: MSLANYNAKRDFTRTSEPKGGKSATGELRFVVQRHHASRLHYDFRLELDGVLKSWAVPKGPSMNPGDKRLAMMVEDHPYNYQYFEGIIPAGEYGGGVVITWDQGTYTSLSTSRKEDVKTLRAGLKSGDLKFRLNGEILKGEFALVKLHKGEAEDNAWLLIKHQDAFAKGKFNSEDFVPVTIKQLKNNKDGKLTQLPKHSPVKRVHAEKNGPASAKQEKKKAGTVYQPMLATLAQHLTDDPDWLYEPKLDGYRAIGYTGKKAAALISRNGIAFNDKYTAAFEALQAMDTGAVVDGEIVLENGHGKSAFQDLQNYDSEKSRRTLRYYLFDLLELNGHDLRELPLIKRKALLKAFLDNQPQNDTVVYLEYTAATGSELLVQSQKEGWEGIIGKDSNSGYESGRRSDRWLKYKVQASQEAVICGYTAPKGSRSHIGSLILGIWQDDTLRYVGNCGTGFDEASLKDLYMRLQPLKTDDKPFTDKVSYHGKVQWVRPELVCEVTFAEWTAEGSMRHPVYKGLRMDKQAEEVVPEGFAQPFADEQTIKVGKQTLRLTNQNKLYWPDEGITKGELLAYYRDLAPHLMPYLKDKPISMRRQPNGISDAGFFQKDTDTAHLPGWVNTYRLYSESNDKDINYIIGRDEATLLYMVNLGCIEINPWLSNYQTPDHPEYLVIDLDPHDVPFSQAVEAALKTKEVFDRLQLPCFVKTSGSKGLHIYCYVGGVYEYAIVRKFAEYLANMIHEELPDTTSIERNPAKRKNKTYIDFLQNRRGQTIAAPYSVRPKRGATVSTPLHWQEVNGELSLSDFTIYTLPDRLKHVADPWLALHAVKADLQQALSLVQPASTIGR, from the coding sequence ATGAGCCTTGCCAACTACAACGCCAAGCGGGATTTCACCAGGACATCGGAACCCAAAGGCGGCAAATCGGCTACAGGGGAACTGCGCTTTGTGGTGCAGCGGCACCATGCCTCGCGCCTGCATTATGATTTCCGGCTGGAACTGGACGGTGTACTCAAAAGCTGGGCGGTGCCTAAAGGCCCGAGCATGAACCCTGGCGATAAACGGCTGGCGATGATGGTGGAGGATCACCCGTATAACTACCAGTATTTCGAAGGCATCATCCCTGCCGGTGAGTACGGCGGCGGCGTGGTCATCACCTGGGATCAAGGGACTTATACTTCACTCTCTACTTCCCGCAAGGAGGATGTCAAGACGCTGCGTGCAGGCCTGAAGTCGGGTGACCTAAAGTTTCGGCTGAATGGCGAAATTCTTAAAGGGGAGTTTGCGCTGGTCAAGCTGCACAAGGGGGAGGCGGAAGACAACGCTTGGCTGCTCATCAAGCACCAGGATGCATTTGCCAAAGGTAAGTTCAACAGCGAGGATTTCGTACCGGTTACTATTAAGCAGCTAAAGAACAACAAGGATGGCAAGCTTACCCAATTGCCCAAGCATTCGCCGGTAAAGCGGGTCCATGCGGAGAAGAATGGGCCCGCATCAGCAAAACAGGAGAAGAAAAAAGCAGGTACTGTCTACCAGCCTATGCTGGCGACCCTGGCGCAGCATCTCACCGATGATCCCGACTGGCTCTATGAGCCGAAGCTGGACGGGTACCGGGCGATCGGCTATACCGGTAAAAAGGCTGCCGCCCTCATCTCCCGCAACGGAATAGCATTCAATGATAAATATACAGCCGCGTTTGAAGCACTGCAGGCGATGGATACAGGCGCGGTCGTGGATGGCGAGATCGTGCTGGAGAACGGGCACGGCAAAAGTGCCTTTCAGGACTTGCAGAACTATGACAGCGAGAAAAGCCGGCGCACCCTGCGCTATTATCTCTTTGACCTGCTGGAACTGAACGGGCATGACCTGCGGGAACTGCCGCTCATTAAACGCAAGGCGCTGCTGAAAGCCTTTCTGGATAACCAGCCCCAAAATGACACCGTCGTTTACCTTGAATATACGGCCGCTACAGGGTCGGAACTGCTCGTGCAATCACAGAAAGAAGGCTGGGAAGGCATCATTGGCAAGGACAGCAACAGCGGGTACGAGTCCGGCCGGCGTTCCGACCGCTGGCTGAAATATAAAGTGCAGGCCTCGCAGGAAGCCGTCATCTGCGGCTATACGGCGCCCAAAGGCAGCCGGAGCCATATCGGCTCGCTGATCTTGGGAATCTGGCAAGATGACACGCTCCGGTATGTCGGCAACTGCGGCACCGGCTTTGACGAGGCCAGCCTGAAAGACCTGTATATGCGGCTGCAACCGCTGAAAACCGATGACAAGCCGTTCACGGACAAGGTGAGCTATCACGGCAAGGTGCAGTGGGTAAGGCCGGAGCTGGTTTGTGAGGTGACTTTTGCCGAGTGGACGGCCGAAGGCAGCATGCGGCACCCGGTGTATAAAGGATTGCGCATGGACAAGCAGGCAGAAGAAGTCGTGCCGGAAGGGTTTGCACAACCCTTTGCTGACGAACAAACGATCAAGGTGGGTAAGCAGACACTTAGGCTAACCAACCAGAACAAGCTCTACTGGCCGGATGAGGGCATCACCAAAGGAGAATTGCTTGCTTACTACCGCGACTTAGCGCCGCACTTGATGCCTTATCTGAAAGATAAGCCCATCTCCATGCGCCGGCAGCCGAACGGGATCAGCGATGCCGGGTTCTTTCAGAAAGATACTGATACGGCGCACCTGCCGGGCTGGGTCAACACTTACCGGTTGTATTCGGAAAGCAACGACAAAGACATCAACTATATCATTGGAAGAGATGAAGCGACATTACTGTATATGGTCAACCTGGGCTGTATCGAGATCAATCCCTGGCTGAGCAACTATCAGACGCCGGATCACCCGGAGTACCTGGTCATCGATCTGGACCCGCATGATGTGCCGTTCAGCCAGGCGGTGGAAGCGGCGCTGAAAACGAAAGAAGTATTTGACCGGCTGCAGTTGCCTTGCTTTGTGAAAACCTCCGGCTCCAAGGGCCTGCATATTTACTGCTATGTGGGTGGAGTCTATGAATATGCAATTGTGCGCAAGTTTGCGGAGTACCTGGCGAACATGATCCATGAGGAGCTGCCGGATACGACCAGCATCGAGCGCAACCCGGCCAAACGCAAAAACAAGACTTATATCGACTTCCTGCAGAACCGCAGGGGGCAGACCATTGCGGCCCCTTACTCTGTCCGGCCCAAACGCGGGGCAACCGTTTCCACGCCGCTGCACTGGCAGGAGGTCAACGGTGAGCTTTCGCTGTCGGACTTTACGATTTACACCCTGCCGGACCGGCTGAAGCATGTGGCGGATCCTTGGTTAGCGCTGCACGCGGTCAAGGCCGATTTACAGCAGGCCCTGTCACTCGTTCAACCTGCATCAACCATTGGAAGATGA
- a CDS encoding HupE/UreJ family protein: MKFKGIVVLFMMLWLAVPAAAHRLNEYLQATTIFLFKDHITLQLRLTPGTDVAGKIMLIIDRNHDGAITEEEQRTYASNVTHELLLWVNGRPKQLQLDSLSFPKLEEVYKGLGDIIISLSASLPPGTSQHTLKLKNHHQRSISVYLVNCLLPNNPDIQVMGQSRTYDQSVYQLSFTTDKALLARASSVSGELEAKQRLIQADNRAVLKTFIFQGIRHILTGYDHLLFIAALVLGANTLWDLVKVVTAFTLAHSITLTLAALRLVQLPEQIVEAGIAASIIFVALQNVFHPAAAQGNSRLAIAFLFGLLHGLGFAGGLLEVMHQMPGVTITLAIIGFTIGVEIGNQVTLLLLFGLLQTLRTSRPNLLLNDRLRRSIQCTLSLSIAMAGIYYFYLAI, encoded by the coding sequence ATGAAATTTAAAGGGATTGTAGTTCTTTTCATGATGCTGTGGCTGGCTGTACCAGCCGCAGCACACCGGCTGAATGAGTATTTACAAGCGACTACAATTTTCCTTTTTAAAGATCATATTACCCTGCAACTACGGCTTACACCAGGCACTGATGTGGCAGGAAAAATCATGTTGATCATCGACCGCAACCATGATGGCGCAATAACAGAAGAAGAACAACGCACTTATGCCAGCAACGTAACCCATGAGCTGCTCTTGTGGGTGAATGGTCGTCCTAAACAGCTTCAACTGGATTCGTTGTCTTTTCCCAAATTGGAAGAAGTATATAAGGGTTTGGGTGATATCATCATCAGTCTTAGTGCCAGCCTGCCTCCCGGCACATCTCAGCACACCTTGAAGTTGAAAAATCATCATCAGCGAAGCATATCTGTTTATCTGGTAAATTGCCTGCTGCCAAATAATCCGGATATTCAGGTTATGGGCCAAAGCCGCACTTATGACCAGTCGGTTTATCAGCTAAGTTTCACGACGGATAAGGCCCTGCTAGCCCGGGCATCATCTGTATCCGGTGAATTAGAAGCGAAGCAGCGGTTAATACAGGCGGACAACCGGGCGGTATTAAAAACGTTTATCTTTCAAGGCATCCGGCATATTCTTACTGGTTACGACCACTTACTGTTCATTGCTGCCCTGGTATTAGGCGCTAACACGCTATGGGATCTGGTAAAAGTGGTAACTGCTTTTACGCTTGCCCATTCGATCACTCTGACGCTTGCAGCTTTACGGCTGGTTCAACTGCCAGAACAAATAGTTGAAGCTGGCATAGCCGCCAGCATCATCTTTGTGGCCTTACAAAATGTCTTTCATCCGGCAGCTGCGCAGGGAAACAGCCGTTTGGCCATTGCATTTTTGTTCGGGCTGCTTCATGGACTCGGCTTTGCAGGCGGACTGCTGGAAGTCATGCATCAAATGCCGGGTGTGACTATAACGCTGGCTATAATCGGGTTCACTATTGGCGTAGAAATCGGTAATCAGGTCACATTGCTGCTGCTTTTCGGCCTTTTGCAAACCCTGCGTACCTCCCGGCCTAATCTTCTGCTAAACGACCGTCTTCGGAGAAGTATACAATGTACACTGTCTTTAAGCATTGCTATGGCAGGCATCTATTATTTTTATTTAGCTATATAG